A window from Streptomyces sp. NBC_00271 encodes these proteins:
- a CDS encoding DUF6400 family protein — protein sequence MAPHNPPPPDGTPALVDFSVDLSAQEVQRQAQVLAALGPDWDPMEVMRGEEAAYDLLYSGLDEEQQRLYDDLVAAGVLPPRGGGHAAA from the coding sequence ATGGCCCCACATAACCCCCCGCCCCCCGACGGCACCCCCGCGCTGGTCGACTTCTCCGTCGACCTCAGCGCGCAGGAGGTGCAACGACAGGCCCAGGTCCTGGCCGCCCTCGGCCCCGACTGGGACCCGATGGAGGTCATGCGCGGCGAGGAGGCCGCGTACGACCTGCTGTACTCCGGTCTCGACGAGGAGCAGCAACGCCTGTACGACGACCTGGTCGCGGCCGGCGTGCTGCCCCCGCGCGGAGGCGGCCATGCTGCCGCTTGA
- a CDS encoding GAF and ANTAR domain-containing protein encodes MSHEPGEVWEQFAVALADMARDLLAQDTVQGTLDRVVEHASVLINGCDDAGILTVRRGEVRPLAATSDVVRRADRIQQDLREGPCFDAVTDRQQIYTIEDLSRPHERWSHFAPELRRLGMGSVMGFLLFTEDDELGALNLYSRRPRTFDEAAQRAGWILASHAAVAFSAARTHQQLGDALETRHEIGEAMGILMERYALTEDSAFKLLKKASQDHNIKLREIARRICETGEKPS; translated from the coding sequence ATGTCCCATGAGCCCGGCGAGGTCTGGGAGCAGTTCGCCGTCGCCCTGGCGGACATGGCGCGGGATCTGCTGGCCCAGGACACGGTCCAGGGCACACTGGACCGCGTCGTGGAGCATGCGTCGGTTCTGATCAACGGCTGCGACGACGCCGGCATCCTCACCGTGCGGCGGGGCGAGGTGCGTCCTCTGGCGGCGACGAGCGACGTGGTGCGACGTGCGGACCGGATCCAGCAGGATCTGCGGGAAGGCCCGTGCTTCGACGCCGTGACCGACCGTCAGCAGATCTACACCATCGAGGACCTGAGCCGGCCGCATGAGCGCTGGTCCCACTTCGCCCCCGAGCTGAGAAGGCTGGGCATGGGGAGCGTGATGGGCTTCCTCCTCTTCACCGAGGACGACGAGCTCGGGGCCCTCAACCTGTACTCCCGCCGGCCGCGCACCTTCGACGAGGCCGCTCAGCGGGCCGGCTGGATCCTCGCCTCGCACGCGGCCGTGGCCTTCTCCGCGGCCCGTACGCATCAGCAGCTCGGTGACGCCCTGGAGACCCGTCACGAGATCGGCGAGGCCATGGGCATCCTCATGGAGCGCTACGCGCTGACCGAGGACTCGGCGTTCAAGCTGCTCAAGAAGGCGTCCCAGGACCACAACATCAAACTGCGCGAGATCGCCCGCCGCATCTGCGAAACCGGCGAAAAGCCCAGTTGA
- a CDS encoding WhiB family transcriptional regulator yields MNDWRESAACRSVDPDLFFPIGSTGPALPQIEEAKAVCRHCPVREECLSWALDTGQTIGVWGGTSETERRALRRRTVARRSRDTGS; encoded by the coding sequence ATGAACGACTGGCGCGAGTCCGCGGCCTGCCGGAGCGTCGACCCCGATCTGTTCTTCCCCATCGGCAGCACAGGTCCCGCGCTGCCGCAGATCGAGGAGGCGAAGGCCGTCTGCCGGCACTGCCCCGTCCGTGAGGAGTGCCTGAGCTGGGCGCTCGACACGGGGCAGACCATCGGCGTCTGGGGCGGTACGAGTGAGACCGAACGGCGCGCGCTGAGGCGGCGTACGGTCGCCCGCAGGTCCCGGGACACCGGATCGTAG
- a CDS encoding ATP-binding protein — protein sequence MESDPNGDEKVPGDEPPGLTSTFPGQLRNVTDARLVADDYLCALARTSPPGAAEHWDDILLVVTELAANTVQYAPGPFELRIRPTFDGVHVTLRDSSTTPPAPRRVDPAHGAGGIGWHLVHALCHQVSVVVRPDGKDVHAFLPW from the coding sequence ATGGAAAGCGACCCGAACGGGGACGAGAAGGTGCCGGGCGACGAGCCCCCGGGCCTCACCAGCACCTTTCCCGGACAGCTGCGCAACGTGACCGACGCCCGCCTCGTGGCGGACGACTATCTGTGCGCACTCGCGCGGACGTCACCGCCCGGAGCGGCCGAGCACTGGGACGACATCCTGCTGGTGGTGACGGAGCTGGCGGCGAACACCGTCCAGTACGCTCCCGGCCCCTTCGAACTCCGGATCCGCCCCACCTTCGACGGCGTGCATGTCACGCTCCGCGACAGCAGCACGACGCCGCCCGCGCCGCGCCGCGTCGACCCGGCGCACGGCGCGGGCGGAATCGGCTGGCACCTCGTCCACGCGCTCTGCCACCAGGTGAGCGTCGTGGTGCGGCCCGACGGCAAGGACGTGCACGCCTTCCTGCCCTGGTGA
- a CDS encoding ATP-binding protein encodes MCAEHRTNSPDTTTVPGRLRSPGPRSPAEVREAVRHALEEDVRRSGGRDSAGDALAVGDALLVASELTTNAMLHGGGVTEFEVMLADREIRLSVSDHSRELPTPAEHPDEPGSMRIGGHGWPIICRLARDITIAELHTGGKRITAVVPLSPH; translated from the coding sequence ATGTGTGCGGAGCACCGGACGAACTCCCCCGACACCACGACCGTCCCCGGCCGGCTGCGTTCACCCGGACCGCGCAGCCCGGCCGAAGTGCGCGAGGCGGTCAGGCACGCGCTCGAAGAAGACGTACGACGGTCCGGCGGGCGCGACAGCGCGGGCGATGCCCTCGCCGTCGGCGACGCCCTGCTCGTCGCCTCGGAACTCACCACCAACGCGATGCTGCACGGCGGCGGTGTCACCGAGTTCGAGGTGATGCTGGCCGACCGGGAAATACGTCTGTCGGTGAGCGACCACAGCCGGGAACTGCCCACACCGGCAGAGCACCCCGACGAGCCGGGATCCATGAGGATCGGAGGCCATGGCTGGCCGATCATCTGCCGCCTCGCCCGCGACATCACCATCGCGGAACTCCACACCGGCGGCAAGCGCATCACGGCCGTCGTACCGCTCTCACCGCACTAG
- a CDS encoding helix-turn-helix domain-containing protein, with protein sequence MAQDNGELDSLVRKRIRALRVAQGWSLEELAARARVSQSTLSRIENGRRRLALDQLVTLARALDTSLDQLVETAADDVVSHPMIDAAHGLMRWPIKAEPGMTVVRQRMTDPPPDNPSRMRAHPGREWLVVLSGTACLLLGNRRLRIETNQAAEFPTMLPHAIGAEGGPCEILGIFDRDARRGHQRGEDVGKVNRPSA encoded by the coding sequence ATGGCGCAAGACAACGGTGAGCTGGACAGCCTGGTACGCAAACGCATTCGCGCCCTGCGCGTGGCTCAGGGCTGGTCCCTGGAGGAGCTGGCCGCCCGCGCCCGGGTCAGCCAGTCCACGCTCAGCCGCATCGAGAACGGCCGGCGCCGCCTGGCGCTGGACCAGCTCGTCACCCTCGCCCGCGCCCTGGACACCTCCCTCGACCAACTGGTCGAGACCGCCGCGGACGACGTCGTCTCCCACCCGATGATCGACGCGGCCCACGGGCTGATGCGCTGGCCCATCAAGGCGGAACCCGGCATGACCGTTGTACGCCAGCGCATGACCGACCCGCCGCCCGACAACCCCTCGCGCATGCGCGCCCACCCGGGCCGCGAATGGCTCGTCGTCCTCTCCGGCACCGCGTGCCTGCTGCTGGGCAATCGGCGCTTGCGGATCGAGACCAACCAGGCGGCGGAGTTCCCCACGATGCTCCCGCACGCCATCGGCGCCGAGGGCGGACCGTGCGAGATCCTGGGCATCTTCGACCGTGACGCCCGCCGCGGTCACCAGCGTGGCGAGGACGTCGGGAAAGTGAACCGCCCGTCAGCGTGA
- a CDS encoding IS5 family transposase (programmed frameshift), protein MGKRQSRPWIVSDELWSLIEPLLPAPGPKLVEGRPRVPDRQAVCGILFVLHTGIQWEYLPQELGFGSGMTCWRRLAAWNEAGVWDQLHVVLLKELRSKNQLDWSRAVIDSPRPGCSAGPKSGPSPVDRARPGSKHHLIVDGQGIPLAVTLTGGNRNDVTQLLPLLDKIPAVAGLVGRPRRRPDALLADRGYDHDKYRRLLWQRGIRPVIAKRGQPHGSGLGIFRYVVERTISWLHGFRRLRIRWERRDDIHEAFLGLAVCLITHRHVQRLC, encoded by the exons GTGGGGAAACGTCAGTCGAGGCCGTGGATCGTGTCGGATGAACTGTGGTCGCTCATCGAGCCGTTGCTGCCCGCGCCGGGACCGAAGCTGGTGGAAGGCAGACCTCGAGTGCCGGACCGGCAGGCAGTGTGCGGGATCCTGTTCGTGCTGCACACCGGCATCCAGTGGGAGTATCTGCCGCAGGAGTTGGGCTTCGGCTCGGGAATGACCTGCTGGCGACGGCTGGCCGCCTGGAACGAGGCCGGCGTCTGGGACCAGTTACACGTGGTGCTGCTGAAGGAACTGCGGTCGAAGAACCAGCTGGACTGGTCGCGGGCGGTGATCGACTCC CCACGTCCGGGCTGCTCGGCGGGGCCCAAAAGCGGTCCCAGCCCGGTCGACCGCGCACGGCCGGGCAGCAAGCACCACCTCATCGTCGACGGGCAGGGCATCCCGCTCGCGGTAACGCTGACCGGCGGAAATCGCAACGATGTCACCCAGCTCCTGCCCCTGCTCGACAAGATCCCGGCGGTCGCCGGCCTGGTCGGCAGACCTCGCCGACGGCCCGACGCGCTGCTGGCCGACCGCGGCTACGACCATGACAAGTACCGCCGCCTGCTCTGGCAACGCGGGATCCGCCCCGTGATCGCGAAACGAGGCCAGCCACACGGCTCCGGCCTGGGCATCTTCCGCTACGTCGTCGAGCGCACAATCTCCTGGCTGCACGGCTTCCGCCGCCTGCGCATCCGCTGGGAACGGCGTGACGACATCCACGAAGCTTTCCTCGGTCTCGCCGTCTGCCTGATCACCCACCGACACGTACAGCGGCTTTGTTAG
- a CDS encoding class I SAM-dependent methyltransferase, with amino-acid sequence MNHPSPHPAPHGAHHVHEHGHDTGDQVEILDLDAEVLAEHLASITTWLPIGTDPRRIVDLGCGTGAGTLALLERFPEAQLTAVDLSAAHLNRLREKAAAAGAADRVRIVRADLDATAWPELGTPELVWASASMHHMPDPDRTLRQVHDLLAPGGLFAVVELAGFPRFLPEDAPEDAPGLEERCHAALDHHHAEQVPHRGADWGTKLTKAGFTVEGERTVTVDIGPPRTEAAGRYALSSLRRMRGGVASALTVEDLAALDRLLDTGSPHSILRRIDLRVRTERTVWAARRT; translated from the coding sequence ATGAACCACCCCTCCCCGCACCCAGCGCCCCACGGCGCGCACCATGTTCACGAGCACGGGCACGACACAGGCGACCAGGTGGAGATCCTCGACCTGGACGCGGAAGTGCTCGCCGAACACCTCGCGTCCATCACCACCTGGCTGCCGATCGGGACCGACCCCCGCCGCATCGTGGATCTGGGCTGTGGGACCGGAGCCGGGACCCTCGCTCTGCTCGAGCGCTTTCCCGAGGCGCAGTTGACGGCTGTCGACCTGTCGGCCGCCCACCTGAACCGTCTGCGCGAGAAGGCAGCCGCAGCCGGTGCGGCCGACCGTGTGCGCATCGTGCGGGCCGACCTCGACGCGACGGCGTGGCCCGAACTCGGCACGCCGGAGCTGGTCTGGGCGTCGGCCTCCATGCACCACATGCCCGACCCCGACCGCACCCTGCGCCAGGTCCACGACCTGCTGGCACCGGGCGGGCTGTTCGCCGTCGTCGAGCTGGCCGGCTTCCCCCGGTTCCTGCCCGAAGACGCCCCGGAGGACGCTCCCGGTCTGGAGGAGCGCTGCCATGCCGCACTCGACCACCATCATGCCGAGCAGGTCCCCCACCGCGGCGCCGACTGGGGAACCAAGCTGACAAAGGCCGGCTTCACCGTCGAAGGCGAGCGCACCGTCACCGTCGACATCGGCCCGCCCCGCACCGAAGCGGCAGGCCGTTACGCGCTCAGCAGTCTGCGCCGTATGCGCGGCGGCGTCGCATCCGCCCTGACGGTCGAGGACCTGGCCGCTCTCGACCGGTTGCTCGACACCGGCAGCCCGCACAGCATCCTGCGCCGCATCGACCTGAGGGTGCGCACCGAGCGCACGGTGTGGGCCGCACGCCGCACCTGA
- a CDS encoding LLM class F420-dependent oxidoreductase: MNDVTTESQVRSLKEAVGRYGIWSGGLRSEDPQGRGERAEAAAELEQLGFGAAWLGGSSSAENAAPLLAATERLIVGTSIQSIWTQDAFASAAGFAELETAHLGRFVLGLGVSHAKIADQYRRPYASMVAYLDELDAKGVPAGRRMLAALGPKMLELSRDRAAGALPYLVTPEHTAQAREILGEVPLLAPEFKVVLETDPDRARTLARGVLSFYLSLPNYTNSFLRLGFAESDFADGGSDRLVDAMFAWGDEDRIRARVEAFHAAGADHVALQVVTGQTPDSLPREEWRRLAGILL; encoded by the coding sequence ATGAACGACGTCACGACCGAGAGCCAGGTCCGCTCGCTCAAGGAGGCCGTCGGGCGGTACGGCATCTGGAGCGGGGGCCTGCGCTCGGAGGATCCGCAGGGGCGTGGCGAGCGCGCCGAAGCCGCCGCCGAGCTGGAGCAACTCGGCTTCGGCGCCGCCTGGTTGGGCGGAAGCAGCAGCGCGGAGAACGCGGCGCCACTCCTCGCGGCGACCGAGCGGCTCATCGTGGGGACCAGCATCCAGAGCATCTGGACACAGGACGCCTTCGCGAGCGCGGCGGGCTTCGCGGAGCTGGAGACGGCCCACCTCGGCCGCTTCGTGCTCGGCCTCGGGGTGAGCCACGCCAAGATCGCGGACCAGTACCGTCGCCCCTACGCGAGCATGGTCGCGTATCTGGACGAGCTGGACGCGAAGGGAGTGCCCGCGGGACGCCGGATGCTCGCCGCCCTCGGCCCGAAGATGCTGGAGCTCTCACGTGACCGCGCCGCCGGGGCGCTCCCCTACCTCGTGACGCCGGAGCACACCGCGCAGGCCCGCGAGATCCTGGGCGAAGTCCCGCTGCTGGCACCGGAGTTCAAGGTCGTCCTGGAGACGGACCCGGACCGCGCCCGCACGCTCGCCCGGGGCGTCCTCTCCTTCTATCTGTCGCTGCCGAACTACACCAACAGCTTTCTGCGGCTGGGCTTCGCCGAGTCCGACTTCGCGGACGGCGGCAGCGACCGTCTCGTGGACGCGATGTTCGCCTGGGGCGACGAGGACCGTATCCGTGCCCGTGTCGAGGCCTTCCACGCGGCGGGCGCCGACCATGTGGCGCTCCAGGTGGTGACCGGACAGACCCCCGACTCCCTCCCGCGCGAGGAGTGGCGCCGACTGGCGGGCATCCTGCTCTGA
- a CDS encoding enoyl-CoA hydratase-related protein, translated as MHILLVASAFNSLTQRVHVELRDHGHTVAVELALPGHPLAEAVRRHTPDLVLAPMLKTAIPREVWAAYPCFIVHPGPFGDRGPSSLDWAIQRGADRWGVTVLQAVEDMDAGDVWASVDCVVPPVGKSDLYRGEIADAALTAVLLAVERFASGTHTPRPQGPAHAQYTPVRIRPYLDQSVRRIDWDADSTETVLRKLRAADSQPGVLDVLCGAEWYLHGGHPEGGLRGAPGELLATRAGAVCRATTDGAVWIPELRRRRAQGQPPTYKLPAAQALGDRLPSLPELAAPDCADPRRRTWTDIGYREEGSVGVLSFSFPGGAMSTTQCRRLLDAYRQACARPTSVLVLGGQRDFFSNGIHLNVIEAAEDPAAESWANINAVDDLVEAVLTTTDRLVVAAVAGNAAAGGMMLALAADEVWCRAGAVLNPHYRLMGLYGSEYWTYTLPRRVGGATADRLLGEALPMSAASARDLGLVDRVVDCGPGDFAAEVGRLAARLAALPGSPSRIAAKKAELERQECGEPLAAFRERELSRMRRTFDDPDAPYHALRRAFVHKRRPESTPPHLGLAATTATRAAAGADRSTRARVTGTALDDLSRRPDGWYEES; from the coding sequence GTGCACATCCTGCTCGTGGCCAGCGCCTTCAACAGCCTCACCCAGCGCGTCCACGTCGAACTGCGCGACCACGGGCACACGGTCGCGGTGGAACTCGCGCTGCCCGGGCACCCGTTGGCCGAGGCCGTCCGACGGCACACGCCGGACCTCGTGCTCGCGCCGATGCTGAAGACGGCGATCCCCCGCGAGGTGTGGGCCGCGTACCCGTGCTTCATCGTCCACCCGGGGCCCTTCGGGGACCGGGGGCCGTCCTCGCTGGACTGGGCGATCCAGCGGGGCGCCGACCGATGGGGGGTGACGGTCCTTCAGGCGGTCGAGGACATGGACGCCGGGGACGTCTGGGCGTCCGTCGACTGCGTGGTCCCGCCGGTGGGCAAGAGTGACCTGTACCGGGGCGAGATCGCCGACGCCGCGCTCACGGCCGTCCTGCTCGCCGTGGAACGCTTCGCCTCCGGGACCCACACCCCGCGACCACAGGGCCCGGCCCACGCCCAATACACCCCGGTGCGCATCCGGCCGTACCTCGACCAGAGCGTCCGGCGGATCGACTGGGACGCCGACTCCACGGAGACCGTCCTGCGCAAGCTGCGCGCGGCGGACTCGCAGCCCGGCGTGCTGGACGTGCTGTGCGGCGCCGAGTGGTACCTGCACGGCGGCCACCCCGAGGGCGGCCTGCGCGGTGCCCCGGGGGAGTTGCTGGCCACCCGGGCCGGCGCGGTCTGCCGGGCCACGACGGACGGCGCCGTCTGGATCCCCGAGCTGCGGCGCAGGCGCGCTCAGGGACAGCCGCCCACCTACAAACTGCCCGCCGCACAGGCCCTCGGCGACCGGCTGCCGTCCCTGCCGGAGCTCGCCGCACCGGACTGCGCGGACCCGCGCCGGCGCACCTGGACGGACATCGGGTACCGGGAGGAGGGGAGCGTCGGAGTCCTCTCGTTCTCGTTCCCCGGCGGAGCGATGAGCACCACGCAGTGCCGACGCCTTCTCGACGCCTACCGGCAGGCATGCGCGCGGCCCACCTCGGTGCTGGTGCTGGGCGGGCAGCGGGACTTCTTCTCCAACGGAATCCACCTCAACGTCATCGAGGCCGCCGAGGACCCCGCCGCCGAGTCCTGGGCCAACATCAACGCCGTCGACGACCTCGTCGAGGCGGTCCTGACCACCACGGACCGCCTGGTGGTCGCCGCCGTCGCGGGCAACGCCGCGGCGGGCGGGATGATGCTCGCCCTCGCCGCCGACGAGGTCTGGTGCCGCGCCGGCGCCGTACTCAACCCGCACTACCGGCTCATGGGCCTGTACGGCTCGGAGTACTGGACGTACACCCTGCCGCGCCGCGTGGGTGGGGCGACGGCCGACCGGCTGCTGGGCGAGGCCCTGCCGATGAGCGCGGCGAGCGCCCGCGACCTCGGGCTCGTCGACCGGGTGGTCGACTGCGGCCCCGGGGACTTCGCCGCGGAGGTCGGCCGCCTCGCGGCCCGGCTGGCGGCGCTGCCGGGATCACCGTCCCGGATCGCCGCGAAGAAGGCCGAACTGGAACGCCAGGAGTGCGGCGAGCCCCTGGCCGCCTTCCGGGAGCGGGAGCTGAGCAGGATGCGCCGCACCTTCGACGACCCGGACGCCCCTTACCACGCACTGCGCCGCGCCTTCGTCCACAAGCGCCGACCGGAGTCCACCCCGCCGCACCTCGGCCTCGCGGCGACCACGGCCACGAGGGCGGCGGCGGGAGCGGACCGGTCCACGAGGGCGCGTGTCACTGGAACGGCCCTGGATGACCTCTCGCGTCGGCCGGATGGCTGGTACGAAGAGAGCTGA
- a CDS encoding hydrogenase expression protein HypE, with protein MTAATPSTAGATNAGGAPADETPTIHILWINAGLSCDGDSVALTAAMQPSIEQIALSALPGLPKIAVHWPLIDFECGPVGGADTFIEWFFKGERGEIDPFVLVVEGSIPNESIKPEGYWCGFGDNPETGQPITTSEWIDRLAPKALAVVAIGTCATYGGIHAMAGNPTGAMGVPDYLGWEWKSHAGIPIVCVPGCPIQPDNFAETLTYLLYQAAGSAPMIPLDDKLRPSWLFGATVHEGCDRAGYYEQGEFATTYDSPKCLVKLGCWGPVVKCNVPKRGWMNGIGGCPNVGGICIACTMPGFPDKFMPFMDEPPGAKLSVTASGAYGAVIRRLRSLTTNTVDKEPKWRHTGDKITTGYRPPW; from the coding sequence ATGACAGCGGCGACACCCAGTACGGCCGGCGCGACGAACGCCGGTGGTGCGCCCGCCGACGAGACGCCCACGATCCACATCCTCTGGATCAACGCCGGGCTGAGCTGCGACGGTGACTCCGTCGCGCTGACGGCGGCCATGCAGCCGAGCATCGAACAGATCGCGCTCAGCGCTCTGCCGGGGCTGCCCAAGATCGCCGTTCACTGGCCCCTCATCGACTTCGAATGCGGTCCGGTCGGCGGCGCGGACACGTTCATCGAGTGGTTCTTCAAGGGCGAGCGGGGCGAGATCGATCCGTTCGTGCTGGTCGTCGAGGGGTCCATCCCCAACGAGTCGATCAAGCCCGAGGGTTATTGGTGCGGCTTCGGCGACAACCCCGAGACCGGCCAGCCGATCACGACCAGCGAGTGGATCGACCGGCTCGCGCCCAAGGCGCTCGCCGTCGTCGCCATCGGCACCTGTGCCACGTACGGCGGCATCCACGCCATGGCGGGCAACCCGACCGGCGCGATGGGCGTGCCCGACTACCTCGGCTGGGAGTGGAAGTCGCACGCGGGCATCCCCATCGTGTGCGTCCCGGGCTGCCCCATCCAGCCCGACAACTTCGCCGAGACGCTGACGTACCTGCTCTACCAGGCGGCCGGCTCGGCCCCGATGATCCCGCTCGACGACAAGCTGCGCCCGTCCTGGCTGTTCGGCGCCACCGTGCACGAGGGCTGCGACCGCGCGGGCTACTACGAGCAGGGTGAGTTCGCGACGACCTACGACTCGCCCAAGTGTCTGGTGAAGCTGGGCTGTTGGGGACCGGTCGTCAAGTGCAACGTGCCCAAGCGGGGCTGGATGAACGGCATCGGCGGCTGTCCGAACGTCGGCGGCATCTGCATCGCCTGCACCATGCCCGGGTTCCCCGACAAGTTCATGCCGTTCATGGACGAACCTCCCGGCGCGAAGTTGTCCGTCACGGCCAGCGGCGCCTACGGGGCGGTGATCCGCAGACTCAGGTCGCTCACGACCAACACCGTGGACAAGGAGCCGAAGTGGCGCCACACGGGAGACAAGATCACCACTGGATACCGGCCGCCGTGGTGA